In Halorussus limi, a genomic segment contains:
- the nadA gene encoding quinolinate synthase NadA, whose translation METADIETDLSLFKYDNLEQLPEAYRELDEDERTERIEAAKRELGDDLVILGHNYQRREIVEHADFVGDSYQLSVEAAEADAEYVVFGGVTFMAESADIITDDDQTVILPSMEASCPMAGMAEALQVDAAWAEITAAAPDADIVPVTYMNSYADLKAFCAEQGGAVCTSSNAHEVFEWAFDRGDKVLFLPDKHLGENTAHRLGMADSVAEWDPWDPEGKSAAEVAESDIVLWDGYCQVHERFRVDHVERIRDEYPDAKVVVHPECRREVVEAADRAGSTATITRTIEEADPGETWAIGTEIHLTNHLQRWHPEVNVVPLCGEACMDCNAMRQIDPNYLTWVLEELVAGRERNVIEVAPREAELANVAMERMLEI comes from the coding sequence ATGGAAACGGCGGACATCGAGACCGACCTGAGTCTCTTCAAATACGACAACCTCGAACAGTTGCCCGAAGCGTACCGGGAACTGGACGAGGACGAACGGACCGAGCGCATCGAGGCGGCAAAGCGGGAGTTGGGCGACGACCTCGTAATCTTAGGCCACAACTATCAGCGCCGGGAAATCGTCGAACACGCCGACTTCGTCGGCGACTCCTACCAGTTGAGCGTCGAGGCGGCCGAGGCCGACGCCGAGTACGTGGTGTTCGGCGGGGTGACGTTCATGGCCGAGTCGGCCGACATCATCACCGACGACGACCAGACCGTGATTCTGCCGTCGATGGAGGCCTCCTGTCCGATGGCCGGGATGGCCGAGGCCCTGCAGGTGGACGCGGCGTGGGCCGAGATAACCGCGGCCGCGCCCGACGCCGACATCGTGCCCGTCACGTACATGAACTCCTACGCCGACCTGAAGGCCTTCTGCGCCGAGCAGGGCGGCGCGGTCTGCACCTCCTCGAACGCCCACGAGGTGTTCGAGTGGGCGTTCGACCGAGGCGACAAAGTCCTCTTCCTCCCCGACAAGCACCTCGGGGAGAACACCGCCCACCGCCTCGGCATGGCGGACTCCGTCGCCGAGTGGGACCCGTGGGACCCCGAGGGCAAGTCGGCCGCGGAGGTCGCCGAGAGCGACATCGTTCTGTGGGACGGCTACTGTCAGGTCCACGAGCGGTTCCGCGTGGACCACGTCGAGCGGATTCGAGACGAGTATCCCGACGCCAAGGTCGTCGTCCACCCCGAGTGTCGGCGAGAAGTCGTGGAGGCCGCCGACAGGGCCGGTTCGACCGCGACCATCACGCGGACTATCGAGGAGGCCGACCCCGGCGAGACGTGGGCCATCGGCACCGAGATTCACCTCACGAACCACCTCCAGCGGTGGCACCCCGAGGTGAACGTCGTGCCGCTCTGCGGCGAGGCGTGCATGGACTGCAACGCGATGCGCCAGATAGACCCCAACTACCTGACGTGGGTGCTGGAGGAACTGGTCGCGGGCCGCGAGCGCAACGTCATCGAGGTCGCGCCGCGGGAGGCCGAACTGGCGAACGTGGCGATGGAGCGCATGCTCGAAATATGA
- a CDS encoding HalOD1 output domain-containing protein — MSEKQSAVRRKTLLTHELEADQTPSEGVVAAVSSASGTDPGAMEPLATSIDPDAVDALFADHYDGTARGTGLVQFSYAGYEVVVNGDGLVSVLDDS, encoded by the coding sequence ATGAGCGAGAAGCAATCAGCAGTACGTCGAAAAACGTTATTGACCCACGAACTCGAAGCCGACCAGACTCCCAGCGAGGGCGTCGTAGCGGCCGTATCCTCTGCTTCGGGGACCGACCCGGGCGCGATGGAACCGCTCGCGACCAGCATCGACCCGGACGCGGTGGACGCGCTGTTCGCGGACCACTACGACGGCACGGCCCGCGGGACCGGACTAGTTCAGTTCTCCTACGCGGGCTACGAAGTCGTCGTGAACGGCGACGGTCTCGTCTCCGTGCTGGACGACTCCTGA
- a CDS encoding L-aspartate oxidase, producing the protein MTGEISTETDVLVVGSGVAGCATALSAAREGAEVLVVTKASRPEQTTSHWAQGGVATTRSDPDAFERDILDASAGTADPEAVEVLVEEARHAVEDVLVETLDVPFDRADVAEEADEADGADASAGGPDFDYGREAAHSESRILHVDASTGKHVLGPFLNYLDDHERVTIWEDTAALDLITREGRVHGAIVDGGRDDATDPEPVFAGATVLATGGIGALYGTSTNPETATGDGIAMAALAGVTVEDMAYVQFHPTAYSGEDPFLVSEAVRGEGAVLRNGEGERFMPDYHEDAELAPRDVVARAVADEREATGEVRLDVSPLDFAEAFPDLAAKCEERGVDWREGIPVEPSEHFLCGGIAVDDRSRTDLDRLFAVGECARTGVHGANRLASTSLLEGLVWGLRAGETAAGFSPERVEAPDLRDSDPDLPAGFAREKFARLRRVMDEYVGLRRTPEGLRRATAVLRRLKGEVDAYTRTRTSRSLYELRNASVVALLVAREATEAEPVGCHALADEAPETDDADPEEVDARATD; encoded by the coding sequence ATGACCGGGGAAATCTCGACCGAGACCGACGTTCTCGTCGTGGGGAGCGGCGTCGCGGGGTGTGCGACCGCGCTCTCGGCCGCACGCGAGGGCGCGGAGGTGCTGGTCGTCACGAAGGCGTCCCGGCCCGAGCAGACCACATCCCACTGGGCGCAGGGCGGGGTCGCCACGACGCGCTCGGACCCCGACGCCTTCGAGCGAGACATCCTCGACGCCAGCGCCGGGACCGCCGACCCCGAAGCGGTCGAGGTACTCGTCGAGGAGGCGCGCCACGCCGTCGAGGACGTGTTGGTCGAGACGCTGGACGTGCCGTTCGACCGCGCGGACGTAGCGGAGGAGGCGGACGAGGCGGATGGGGCGGACGCGAGCGCGGGGGGACCCGACTTCGACTACGGCCGGGAGGCCGCCCACTCTGAGTCGCGCATCCTCCACGTCGACGCCAGCACGGGCAAGCACGTCCTCGGGCCGTTCCTGAACTACCTTGACGACCACGAGCGCGTGACGATTTGGGAAGACACCGCCGCGCTCGACCTGATTACCCGCGAGGGCCGAGTACACGGGGCAATCGTGGACGGGGGCCGAGACGACGCGACCGACCCCGAACCCGTCTTCGCGGGCGCGACGGTCCTCGCCACGGGCGGCATCGGCGCGCTCTACGGAACGTCCACCAACCCCGAGACCGCGACCGGGGACGGCATCGCCATGGCCGCGCTCGCGGGTGTGACGGTCGAGGACATGGCCTACGTGCAGTTCCACCCGACCGCGTACTCGGGCGAGGACCCCTTCCTCGTCAGCGAGGCGGTCCGCGGAGAGGGCGCGGTCCTCCGGAACGGAGAGGGCGAGCGGTTCATGCCGGACTACCACGAGGACGCCGAACTCGCACCCCGCGACGTGGTCGCTCGCGCCGTCGCCGACGAACGCGAGGCGACCGGCGAGGTCCGACTGGACGTGAGTCCGCTCGACTTCGCCGAGGCGTTCCCGGACCTCGCGGCGAAGTGCGAGGAGCGCGGCGTGGACTGGCGCGAGGGGATTCCGGTCGAACCGAGCGAACACTTCCTCTGTGGCGGTATCGCGGTTGACGACCGCAGCCGGACCGACCTCGACCGCCTGTTCGCGGTCGGCGAGTGCGCCCGGACCGGCGTCCACGGCGCGAACCGCCTCGCCTCCACGAGTCTGCTGGAGGGTCTGGTCTGGGGCCTGCGCGCCGGCGAGACCGCGGCAGGATTCTCGCCCGAGCGCGTCGAAGCGCCCGACCTGCGCGACAGCGACCCGGACCTCCCCGCGGGGTTCGCCCGCGAGAAGTTCGCCCGCCTGCGCCGGGTGATGGACGAGTACGTCGGCCTGCGCCGGACGCCCGAGGGGCTGCGGCGAGCGACCGCGGTCCTCCGGCGACTCAAGGGCGAGGTGGACGCCTACACTCGGACCCGGACGAGTCGGAGCCTCTACGAGTTACGGAACGCCAGCGTGGTCGCCCTGCTGGTCGCCCGCGAGGCGACGGAGGCCGAACCGGTGGGCTGTCACGCGCTGGCGGACGAAGCGCCGGAGACGGACGACGCCGACCCCGAGGAGGTCGATGCCCGTGCGACCGACTGA
- the gpmI gene encoding 2,3-bisphosphoglycerate-independent phosphoglycerate mutase, which yields MKAALIVLDGWGLGSEDGGRNAIEAADTPNFDRYAESGAYGTLDVTGRRVGLPEGQMGNSEVGHLNIGAGRVVKQEYTRISDAIENGELGENDAIASAFEYARDNDGTVHFMGLVSEGGVHSDQKHLYALIELAAERGVDAVTHAFTDGRDTPPESGAEFLGELQEVIDREGTGDVATVSGRYYAMDRDQNWERTRRAYDAIVNREAEHSAASAVEAVEESYERDTTDEFVEPTLVEGGPAMADGDAAVFFNFRSDRARQLTRMVADIDPVWEFDTSPPEVLLATMTQYDAEFDLPVAFPPHQPEDTLGEVLAANGLTQLRIAESEKYAHVTYFLNGGREVEFDGEVRKIVESPDVPTYDQRPEMSAAEVTDTAIDTVESDDPDVLVLNYANPDMVGHTGDFDAAVEAVEAVDAQLGRLGEAVTAAGGHVLVTADHGNADDMGTPEDPHTAHTYNLVPFVYLSPEADSGGKRVRGGGSLCDIAPTMLSLVGLEQPEAMTGESLL from the coding sequence ATGAAAGCCGCGCTCATCGTTCTCGACGGGTGGGGACTCGGAAGCGAAGACGGTGGACGGAACGCCATCGAAGCCGCCGACACGCCGAACTTCGACCGGTACGCCGAGTCGGGCGCGTACGGCACCCTCGACGTGACCGGGCGACGGGTCGGCCTGCCCGAGGGCCAGATGGGCAACAGCGAGGTCGGCCACCTCAACATCGGCGCGGGCCGGGTGGTAAAACAGGAGTACACCCGCATCTCCGACGCAATCGAGAACGGCGAACTGGGCGAGAACGACGCCATCGCGTCGGCGTTCGAGTACGCGCGGGACAACGACGGCACGGTCCACTTCATGGGCCTCGTGAGCGAGGGCGGCGTCCACTCCGACCAGAAGCACCTCTACGCCCTCATCGAGTTGGCCGCCGAGCGAGGAGTCGACGCGGTCACGCACGCGTTCACCGACGGCCGGGACACCCCGCCCGAGAGCGGGGCAGAGTTCCTCGGCGAACTGCAGGAGGTAATCGACCGGGAGGGGACCGGCGACGTGGCGACCGTCTCCGGGCGCTACTACGCGATGGACCGCGACCAGAACTGGGAGCGCACCCGGCGCGCGTACGACGCCATCGTGAACCGAGAAGCCGAGCACTCGGCCGCGTCGGCGGTCGAGGCGGTCGAGGAGAGCTACGAGCGAGACACGACCGACGAGTTCGTGGAACCGACCCTCGTGGAGGGCGGCCCCGCGATGGCAGACGGCGACGCCGCCGTCTTCTTCAACTTCCGGTCGGACCGCGCGCGCCAGTTGACCCGCATGGTCGCCGACATCGACCCCGTCTGGGAGTTCGACACCTCGCCGCCCGAGGTTCTGCTGGCGACGATGACCCAGTACGACGCGGAGTTCGACCTCCCGGTCGCCTTCCCGCCTCACCAACCGGAGGACACGCTCGGCGAAGTCCTCGCGGCGAACGGTCTCACGCAACTGCGCATCGCAGAGTCCGAGAAGTACGCCCACGTGACCTACTTCCTGAACGGCGGCCGGGAAGTCGAGTTCGACGGCGAGGTCCGGAAAATCGTGGAGTCGCCCGACGTGCCGACCTACGACCAGCGACCCGAGATGAGCGCCGCGGAGGTCACGGACACCGCCATCGACACCGTCGAGAGCGACGACCCGGACGTGCTGGTCCTCAACTACGCGAACCCCGACATGGTGGGCCACACGGGGGACTTCGACGCCGCGGTCGAAGCGGTCGAGGCCGTGGACGCGCAACTCGGCCGACTGGGCGAGGCGGTCACGGCCGCGGGCGGCCACGTCCTCGTGACCGCCGACCACGGCAACGCAGACGACATGGGCACCCCGGAGGACCCTCACACCGCCCACACCTACAATCTGGTCCCGTTCGTCTACCTGTCCCCCGAGGCCGACAGCGGGGGTAAACGGGTCCGCGGGGGCGGGTCGCTCTGCGACATCGCGCCGACGATGCTCTCGCTCGTCGGTCTAGAGCAACCCGAGGCGATGACGGGCGAGAGTTTGCTGTAA
- a CDS encoding amidohydrolase has product MTAAADCIFTNANVHTLDDADSTATAVAVRDGEVVRVGDAYELDFLNGVETTEIDLGGRVLLPGFIDAHTHLSHLGRSLVYADLAEADSPDDSVALLAESAEEGERTSDEWILGFGYDESTWAESRYLTREDLDRVSEERPVAAFREDMHIAAVNSAALDRYADEMPDDDVRTEGGDPTGVVVEEAVDVIYEAIEPDADEMRELLEAAQREAHRKGVTGVHDMVRQSRAPAVYRRMDLDGDLALRVRINYWSDHLDALVETGLATDHGSEFVRTGGVKTFTDGSLGGRTAKLSEPYADAGDGPDDATGQWVVSPEELRDLVAEADGEGFQLTAHAIGDEAVEEVLSAYEATGDPGRARHRVEHAELTDDESVERFAETGVVASVQPNFLKWAREGGLYDDRLGSERRKRSNRYADLLDAGAHLAFGSDCMPLDPLFGVHQTVNAPEERQRLPVTDALRAYTRGAAYAGFDEDRLGTIEAGKKADFVALERSPWEHPEDIENIDVAMTVVDGDVVYDGRD; this is encoded by the coding sequence ATGACAGCGGCCGCAGACTGCATCTTCACGAACGCGAACGTCCACACGCTCGACGACGCCGACAGCACCGCAACGGCGGTCGCGGTGCGCGACGGGGAGGTCGTCCGGGTCGGTGACGCCTACGAACTCGACTTCCTGAACGGCGTCGAGACGACGGAGATAGACCTCGGGGGTCGCGTGTTGCTCCCGGGCTTCATTGACGCCCACACGCACCTCTCGCACCTCGGGCGCTCGCTGGTCTACGCCGACCTCGCCGAGGCCGACTCGCCCGACGACAGCGTGGCTCTGCTGGCCGAGTCGGCCGAAGAGGGCGAGCGGACCTCCGACGAGTGGATTCTGGGGTTCGGCTACGACGAGAGCACGTGGGCGGAGTCCCGGTATCTCACTCGCGAGGACTTGGACCGCGTCTCCGAGGAGCGACCGGTCGCGGCGTTCCGCGAGGACATGCACATCGCGGCGGTCAACTCGGCGGCGCTGGACCGCTACGCCGACGAGATGCCCGACGACGACGTGCGAACCGAGGGCGGCGACCCGACGGGCGTCGTCGTGGAGGAGGCGGTGGACGTAATCTACGAGGCCATCGAACCCGACGCCGACGAGATGCGCGAACTGCTGGAGGCGGCACAGCGCGAAGCCCACCGGAAGGGCGTCACGGGCGTCCACGACATGGTCCGCCAGTCGCGCGCCCCCGCGGTCTACCGACGGATGGACCTCGACGGCGACCTCGCGCTCCGGGTCCGAATCAACTACTGGTCGGACCACCTCGACGCGCTCGTGGAGACCGGTCTCGCGACCGACCACGGGAGCGAGTTCGTCCGGACCGGCGGCGTCAAGACCTTCACCGACGGAAGCCTCGGCGGCCGGACCGCGAAACTCTCGGAACCCTACGCCGACGCGGGCGACGGTCCGGACGACGCCACCGGCCAGTGGGTCGTCTCGCCCGAGGAGTTGCGGGACCTCGTGGCCGAGGCCGACGGCGAGGGATTCCAGTTGACCGCCCACGCCATCGGCGACGAGGCGGTCGAGGAAGTCCTCTCGGCCTACGAGGCGACCGGCGACCCCGGACGTGCGCGCCACCGAGTCGAACACGCCGAACTGACCGACGACGAGAGCGTCGAGCGGTTCGCCGAGACCGGAGTCGTGGCGTCGGTTCAGCCGAACTTCCTCAAGTGGGCACGGGAGGGCGGACTCTACGACGACCGACTCGGGTCGGAGCGCCGGAAGCGCTCGAACCGCTACGCCGACCTGCTGGACGCCGGCGCGCACCTCGCGTTCGGGAGCGACTGCATGCCGCTGGACCCGCTGTTCGGCGTCCACCAGACCGTCAACGCGCCCGAGGAGCGCCAGCGCCTCCCGGTCACGGACGCGCTCCGGGCCTACACTCGGGGCGCGGCCTACGCCGGGTTCGACGAGGACCGACTGGGAACTATCGAGGCGGGCAAGAAGGCGGACTTCGTGGCGTTGGAGCGGTCGCCGTGGGAGCATCCCGAGGACATCGAGAACATCGACGTGGCGATGACCGTCGTGGACGGCGACGTGGTGTACGACGGACGAGACTGA
- a CDS encoding DUF7113 family protein — protein MLLIRGEAGGTTLTGTLYERGERAPRFKGAPDEDAPYVWVCDEFYQVESGGTVQKVDGEEVNVAFESPMPRGFDTRDQATAAAEDHIRTQFARIGIEADDVEVTIEKQDVETAEPQ, from the coding sequence ATGCTACTCATCCGTGGCGAAGCGGGGGGAACCACCCTGACCGGTACGCTGTACGAGCGGGGGGAGCGCGCGCCGCGGTTCAAGGGCGCGCCCGACGAGGACGCGCCCTACGTCTGGGTCTGCGACGAGTTCTATCAGGTCGAGAGCGGCGGGACGGTCCAGAAGGTCGACGGCGAGGAGGTCAACGTCGCGTTCGAGTCGCCGATGCCCCGCGGGTTCGACACCCGCGACCAGGCGACAGCGGCCGCCGAGGACCACATCCGGACGCAGTTCGCGCGCATCGGCATCGAGGCCGACGACGTAGAGGTCACTATCGAGAAGCAGGACGTCGAGACGGCCGAACCGCAGTAA
- the nadC gene encoding carboxylating nicotinate-nucleotide diphosphorylase gives MPVRPTDRKVEDWLREDVGHRDVTNHVPGETTGRLVAKQSGVAAGLDAASAVFDYLDAECETTVEAGDRISPGDVLLEVEGPAEAVLRGERVAVNVAGHASGVATATRRAVEAAREVSDDVAIAGTRKTTPGLRGVEKRAIAAGGGDTHRLTLSGMVMVKDNHVAEMGLERAVRRFREEKSFATKIEVEVERPRDAVRAAEAGADVVLLDNMTPDEVREGVETLPDGVLAEASGGIDRSDIPEYAATGVDVISMGSLTHSADSLDLSFRTGE, from the coding sequence ATGCCCGTGCGACCGACTGACCGGAAAGTCGAGGACTGGCTTCGTGAAGACGTGGGACACCGTGACGTGACCAACCACGTTCCCGGCGAGACGACGGGGCGACTCGTCGCAAAGCAGTCGGGCGTCGCCGCCGGACTCGACGCCGCCAGCGCGGTCTTCGACTACCTCGACGCGGAGTGCGAGACGACGGTCGAGGCGGGCGACCGGATTTCGCCCGGCGACGTCCTCCTCGAAGTCGAGGGGCCGGCCGAGGCGGTCCTCCGGGGGGAGCGCGTGGCGGTCAACGTCGCGGGCCACGCGTCGGGCGTCGCCACCGCGACCCGGCGAGCGGTCGAGGCGGCCCGCGAGGTCAGCGACGACGTGGCGATTGCCGGGACGCGGAAGACCACGCCCGGTCTGCGCGGCGTCGAGAAGCGCGCCATCGCGGCGGGCGGCGGCGACACCCACCGCCTCACCCTCTCGGGGATGGTGATGGTCAAGGACAACCACGTCGCCGAGATGGGACTGGAGCGCGCGGTCCGCCGCTTCCGCGAGGAGAAGTCGTTCGCGACCAAAATCGAGGTGGAGGTCGAGCGACCGAGGGACGCGGTTCGTGCCGCCGAGGCCGGGGCCGACGTCGTCCTGCTCGACAACATGACCCCCGACGAAGTCCGGGAGGGAGTCGAGACGCTCCCCGACGGCGTGCTGGCCGAGGCGAGCGGCGGTATCGACCGTTCGGATATCCCGGAGTACGCGGCCACCGGAGTAGACGTGATTTCGATGGGGTCGCTGACCCACTCGGCCGACTCGCTGGACCTGTCGTTCCGGACCGGGGAGTGA
- a CDS encoding DNA double-strand break repair nuclease NurA gives MTLDPVHFDGIAGLADRIDYDAEDQDHRDSAEAVWENFLDPLRGENAEPILEPLDEQTRRRANCEDIALEDPPFPTTHGLDAGTLNPRPFKNGLVLDVAHAAMSATPSDLDLHDCRTVVKALHSNDTSKKFGTEWEEYDDGSKRRIVHTHLPQNQYEEDVVHALALYLAESSHALEHAERVTDFLLLDGPIYPKGVLRWYSRSSVLTDLFEDSDHVARILDNYVELVETFTERGVPFAGFVKNVSAKSVVRTLKRETDFGPVPWAHDAGLFAQILERRELVDGEFERLTDDLTLTNWFESRAGLDGFFDDEPNRHLDRSLDPEQYKVTFCLVYDPRRDLVFKIEAPKAFTEDADARGRIERQILQEVALQRGPPRAISKADDLAAIDRGSVGSLVKSFENSLDTELDENYNAVRWGRDY, from the coding sequence ATGACCCTCGACCCGGTGCACTTCGACGGCATCGCGGGGTTGGCCGACCGCATCGACTACGACGCCGAGGACCAGGACCACCGGGACTCCGCCGAGGCGGTCTGGGAGAACTTCCTCGACCCGCTCCGCGGCGAGAACGCCGAACCGATTCTCGAACCGCTCGACGAGCAGACGCGCCGCCGGGCGAACTGCGAGGACATCGCGCTCGAAGACCCGCCGTTCCCGACGACCCACGGACTCGACGCCGGGACGCTCAACCCGCGACCGTTCAAGAACGGACTGGTCCTCGACGTGGCCCACGCCGCGATGAGCGCCACACCGTCGGACCTCGACCTCCACGACTGCCGGACCGTGGTGAAGGCGCTCCACTCCAACGACACCTCGAAGAAGTTCGGCACCGAGTGGGAGGAGTACGACGACGGGAGCAAGCGCAGAATCGTCCACACTCACCTCCCGCAGAACCAGTACGAGGAGGACGTGGTCCACGCGCTGGCGCTCTACCTCGCCGAGAGCAGTCACGCGCTCGAACACGCCGAGCGCGTCACCGACTTCCTCCTGCTCGACGGTCCGATATACCCGAAGGGCGTCCTCCGGTGGTACTCCCGGAGTTCGGTCCTGACCGACCTGTTCGAGGACTCGGACCACGTCGCCCGAATCCTCGACAACTACGTCGAACTGGTCGAGACGTTCACCGAGCGCGGGGTCCCGTTCGCGGGGTTCGTCAAGAACGTCTCGGCGAAGTCGGTCGTCCGGACGCTCAAGCGCGAGACCGACTTCGGACCCGTGCCGTGGGCCCACGACGCGGGCCTGTTCGCCCAGATTCTCGAACGCAGGGAACTCGTAGACGGCGAGTTCGAGCGCCTGACCGACGACCTGACCCTGACGAACTGGTTCGAGTCGCGCGCTGGCCTCGACGGTTTCTTCGACGACGAACCCAACCGCCACCTCGACCGGAGCCTCGACCCCGAGCAGTACAAGGTCACGTTCTGTCTCGTCTACGACCCGCGCCGCGACCTCGTGTTCAAAATCGAGGCTCCGAAGGCGTTCACCGAGGACGCCGACGCACGCGGGCGAATCGAGCGGCAGATTCTTCAGGAGGTCGCGCTCCAGCGCGGCCCGCCGCGGGCCATCTCGAAGGCCGACGACCTCGCGGCCATCGACCGCGGCAGCGTCGGGTCGCTCGTCAAGTCGTTCGAGAACTCGCTCGACACCGAACTCGACGAGAACTACAACGCGGTCCGGTGGGGACGCGATTACTAA
- a CDS encoding ATP-binding protein, giving the protein MTDLGDFSRSSGDDDADASESNPSETGEFDADAPEPGSAGTGASDDPGPDGAGDLDSAGDPDVGDFETASSSAARDDDRFDPMTTDPQGTDTGIGTLSAAEGLRIGEDEDETHLQAYVTADNREDVRVGKYLLVPYPDGEKLFARVAALEYRQEYRVDDATEIHSKRAMRREDIEETDYKLMADLEPVAVLYEDGEGEADGAELKRRMTDRVPKPKSVVREASDKPEIKTGLKMPEDGVFLGHLSVGGEKVRTAAEPPTIDYRLKDDYDGGDPLVFRHTLVAGGTGSGKTHGAKNVLRQFLADERRYEMEDGASRRAAVVQFDPQDEYAQMHDDNPDVTAADRRRWEAENVAHGGHDDTVAFVPKVGDSTYAADHHRAEQVEFTIPFSMVRSRPWLVAGASLNDNQYNALRMLIKRFFDQFGDSGTYREFVDYIDDPALREELDESGRVHEATYDAVKRRVIGSAFADVFDQDARPITDQIQSFVKPGQLTVVPTYHVNDSRATEVVVLALASLLVDEKLSNAPQYRRVKETPLVVGMDEAHNFLTDADSVQARKVIGKFTEAAKQGRKERLGLFLITQDPQDIHEAVFKQINTTVVLNLGDEDAIKSVNIPSKLEGKVPYMEKGQMVVYSPDNSEPVEIIGLSKCVTKHGRD; this is encoded by the coding sequence ATGACCGACCTCGGCGACTTCAGCAGGTCCAGCGGAGACGACGACGCGGACGCCTCCGAGTCGAACCCCTCCGAGACCGGCGAGTTCGACGCAGACGCTCCCGAACCCGGGAGCGCGGGGACCGGCGCGTCCGACGACCCCGGCCCCGACGGTGCGGGCGACCTCGACAGCGCGGGCGACCCCGACGTGGGCGACTTCGAGACCGCGTCGAGTTCCGCCGCGCGCGACGACGACCGGTTCGACCCCATGACTACCGACCCGCAGGGCACCGACACGGGCATCGGGACCCTCTCGGCGGCGGAAGGACTGCGCATCGGCGAGGACGAGGACGAGACCCACCTGCAGGCGTACGTCACCGCCGACAACCGCGAGGACGTGCGGGTCGGCAAGTACCTGCTCGTCCCCTATCCCGACGGCGAGAAACTGTTCGCGCGGGTCGCCGCGCTGGAGTACCGACAGGAGTACCGGGTGGACGACGCGACCGAGATTCACTCGAAGCGCGCGATGCGCCGCGAGGACATCGAGGAGACCGACTACAAACTGATGGCGGACTTAGAGCCGGTCGCAGTTCTCTACGAGGACGGAGAGGGCGAGGCGGACGGGGCCGAACTCAAGCGCCGCATGACCGACCGGGTGCCCAAGCCCAAGTCGGTCGTCCGCGAGGCCAGCGACAAGCCCGAAATCAAGACCGGCCTCAAGATGCCCGAGGACGGCGTGTTCCTCGGTCACCTCTCGGTCGGCGGCGAGAAGGTCCGGACCGCCGCGGAACCGCCGACCATCGACTACCGACTCAAGGACGACTACGACGGCGGCGACCCGCTGGTCTTCCGGCACACGCTGGTCGCGGGCGGCACCGGGTCCGGGAAGACCCACGGCGCGAAGAACGTCCTCCGGCAGTTCCTCGCCGACGAGCGCCGCTACGAGATGGAGGACGGCGCGTCCCGGCGGGCCGCGGTCGTCCAGTTCGACCCGCAGGACGAGTACGCCCAGATGCACGACGACAACCCCGACGTGACCGCCGCGGACCGCCGCCGGTGGGAGGCCGAGAACGTCGCCCACGGCGGTCACGACGACACCGTCGCCTTCGTGCCGAAGGTCGGCGACAGCACCTACGCCGCCGACCACCACCGGGCCGAGCAGGTCGAGTTCACCATCCCGTTCTCGATGGTTCGCTCGCGGCCGTGGCTGGTCGCGGGCGCGAGCCTCAACGACAACCAGTACAACGCGCTCAGAATGCTCATCAAGCGGTTCTTCGACCAGTTCGGCGACTCGGGGACCTACCGCGAGTTCGTGGACTACATCGACGACCCCGCGCTCCGCGAGGAACTGGACGAGTCCGGTCGGGTCCACGAGGCCACCTACGACGCGGTCAAGCGCCGCGTCATCGGGTCGGCGTTCGCCGACGTCTTCGACCAAGACGCCCGGCCCATCACCGACCAGATACAGTCGTTCGTCAAGCCCGGCCAACTGACCGTGGTGCCGACCTACCACGTCAACGACTCGCGGGCGACGGAGGTCGTCGTGCTGGCGCTCGCCAGCCTGCTCGTGGACGAGAAACTGTCGAACGCGCCCCAGTACCGGCGCGTGAAGGAGACGCCGCTCGTCGTCGGGATGGACGAGGCCCACAACTTCCTGACCGACGCCGACAGCGTGCAGGCCCGGAAGGTCATCGGGAAGTTCACCGAGGCCGCGAAGCAGGGCCGCAAGGAGCGACTCGGCCTGTTCCTCATCACGCAGGACCCCCAAGACATCCACGAGGCCGTCTTCAAGCAGATAAACACCACCGTCGTCCTGAATCTGGGCGACGAGGACGCCATCAAGAGCGTCAACATCCCCTCGAAACTGGAGGGGAAGGTGCCCTACATGGAGAAGGGTCAGATGGTCGTCTACTCGCCGGACAACTCCGAACCGGTCGAGATTATCGGCCTCTCGAAGTGCGTGACCAAGCACGGCCGGGACTGA